Within the Halorhabdus rudnickae genome, the region CGGACAGTCGTTTGGTCACCAGTGCCGTCTTCCGCAGGGGTAAAGCCCGACTGCGAGAGGACGACGGTCGTTCGGCCGGGGAGGGGTCCGCCCAGACGCTCGGCGATGGACTCGTAGGTGCGCCGCCCCATGATCACAGGGTGGCCCATCGTCGTCTCCTTGAAATGGGCCAGATCCTCGGGGTAGTACCACGGAATCTCACCGTCGCTACCGATGATGCCGTTCTCGGCGACGGCGGCCAGGAGGACGACCTGGACGCGACTCTCGTCGCCGGCGGTCCGTGCCCGTCCCGGCGCGAGGTCGCCAGGCGGATTCTCCGTCATCGTCACTCCGCGACCGAAAAGTCAAGTCCCGGTGCGGACTCGTAGTTCCGGAGCTGAATATCCGCGAATTCGAGGTCGTCGAGCGGTTTCTCGGCCACGTCGATCGTCGGCCGGTCGCAGGGATCGCGAGTCAGTTGCTCCAGGAGGTTTGGTACGTGGTCGGCGTTCTCCACGCCGGGTTCGGGCGGGGCTTCCGCCTCGATCCAGTTCCTCACGTCGGCGTACTCGCTGCGATTCTCGACCGCGGCGACCCGCTCGCGCAGTTGCGCCCGGTTGTCGCGATACCACTCGCCGCGCTCGCCCTCGCCACAGTAGACGTGGGCGTCGACGACCGTGTGGGAGAAGCGACCGACCTCGAAGCCCGTCCGGTCGGCGACGATGTGGGCCAAAAGCGAGTAAGCGGCGATGTTGAAGGGAATACCCAGCGCTACGTCGCCCGATCGCTGGGTGAGGTGGACGTTCAACTGATCGCCCTGGACGTTGAACACGAAGGTGTAGTGACACGGCGGGAGGGTACTCACGGCCGCGTTCGCGGGGTGCCAGGCGTTGACGACGAGCCGTCGGGACTGCGGGTTCTCCTGCAGTTGGTCCATGACGTACTGCAACTGGTCGAAGGTCCCCTCGTCGTTGACCCACCGATGATCCTCTTCGGGCCAGGATTCGCCGGGCAGTCGGTCGTCGTCCTCCGGGATGGGGTAGCGCCGCCAGAATCGTCCGTAGGCAGTGTCGAGATGTCCCTCCTCGTCTGCCCAGTCGTCCCAGATTCCCGTCTCTTCCCGGAGGGTTCGGATGTGTTCCTCGCCGGAGAGGTACCACAGCATTTCGTGGATCATCGAATTCCAGCGGAAGCCATCCATCTGCTTGGTTGTGAGCAATGGATAGCCCGCCTGGAGATCGACCTCGTAGCTATAGCCGAATGCGGCGAGCGTATCGACGCCGGTTCGGTTTGGCTTGTACGTGCCGTCCCTGAGGACGCCTTCGACGAGATCGAGATACTGCTGCATCGTTGCCGGAGCCACGCGCCGGGAAGGTTAATAGCTGGCTACTCCGGGCCAGCGGTTCCGCCTCGGACAGAACGACAGGCGACAAATACGGTCCGATCGTCGTCGGGCCCATACCCCGCGACGGTTTCGACGGCGAGACCTGCCTTGCGGGGACTGTCTGCGATCGTTGCGTCCTCGAACGAGGTCATGCGGCGCGAATCGACGAAGAATCGCCTTCAGGCGTGACCGTTATCGACCGAAGGACCCAAAAATCGATCCCGGTTCGAATAGCAGAAGGTACCGAGAGCCGCTTGCATCGCCACGAAAGAGAGAGGAGAACACAGACCGGCAACGCCGTGAACGGGGTGGAGCGTTCACCGACGTGATTGAAAGGGGCGATGACCCGACGCCGATCGAGCGGATAGTGGGAGAGGAAATCGCGTGTGATCAGATTACCCAGTACGAATCGAAATTCGTATTTTATTTTCACTAGAACGGAACTGCGTGCCCCCCCGAAATTTCTTCACACCGTTTCGTCGTGACGTACTGCTCCTCGTGGTCACCGTTCTGTTGCTTTCAGGTCCGCTCTGGGTGTACGGTCTGCAGTTGAACGAACCGGTCCACCGCTACGAGCGAGTCGAAGTACACGTAGACGACTCCACGATTGAATACAGCGAGCAACCGGAAATGTGGAAGGATATTCCGATCAGCGACGAGATGGCCTGTTCGAAGCATTTTATTGGGCGAGTTTGCGCGTTCGAACAGTTTTTGATCGAGAATCGGACCGTCCCAACTGATATGGATACGTCGAGTTCCGGAACTGTCTCTCTGCGAGGGACACCATATGAATACGTGCTTTCGGACGAGGCGGTCTATCGAGCGACGGCCCGGGCGAACGAGTCGGCCCAGCGGGACGACGGGGACTATCCAATCGAGTTGGCACTTGAAGAGGTCCAGCCGGAAGAAGCACTGCAGGACGTTTCGATGCCGATAACGTCGAAGACCCAATCAGTCGTCGCCGAGGCGGCCCGG harbors:
- a CDS encoding dihydrofolate reductase is translated as MTENPPGDLAPGRARTAGDESRVQVVLLAAVAENGIIGSDGEIPWYYPEDLAHFKETTMGHPVIMGRRTYESIAERLGGPLPGRTTVVLSQSGFTPAEDGTGDQTTVRVADGIDAAIETATETGSDVVYVAGGATVYEQFLPVADRMILTEVPETPEGDTHFPEWDPDAWTVTDRRETEELAFVTYERTDATSTAQGTS
- the thyA gene encoding thymidylate synthase, with protein sequence MQQYLDLVEGVLRDGTYKPNRTGVDTLAAFGYSYEVDLQAGYPLLTTKQMDGFRWNSMIHEMLWYLSGEEHIRTLREETGIWDDWADEEGHLDTAYGRFWRRYPIPEDDDRLPGESWPEEDHRWVNDEGTFDQLQYVMDQLQENPQSRRLVVNAWHPANAAVSTLPPCHYTFVFNVQGDQLNVHLTQRSGDVALGIPFNIAAYSLLAHIVADRTGFEVGRFSHTVVDAHVYCGEGERGEWYRDNRAQLRERVAAVENRSEYADVRNWIEAEAPPEPGVENADHVPNLLEQLTRDPCDRPTIDVAEKPLDDLEFADIQLRNYESAPGLDFSVAE